In Panthera uncia isolate 11264 chromosome B4, Puncia_PCG_1.0, whole genome shotgun sequence, one genomic interval encodes:
- the IFT27 gene encoding intraflagellar transport protein 27 homolog isoform X1, protein MVKLAAKCILAGDPAVGKTALAQIFRSDGAHFQKNYTLTTGVDLVVKTVPVPDTGDSVELFIFDSAGKELFSEMLDKLWESPNVLCLVYDVTNEQSFTNCSKWLEKARSQIPGTSLPGVLVGNKTDLAGRRAVDSAQARAWALGQGLECFETSAKELENCEAPFRCLAKQFHHLYREKVEVFHALL, encoded by the exons ATGGTGAAGCTGGCGGCCAAATGCATCCTGGCAG GAGACCCGGCAGTGGGCAAGACCGCCCTGGCACAGATCTTCCGCAGCGATGGAGCCCATTTCCAGAAGAACTACACCCTG ACGACAGGGGTGGATTTGGTGGTGAAGACGGTGCCAGTCCCTGACACGGGGGACAGCGTG GAACTCTTCATTTTTGACTCTGCCGGCAAGGAGCTGTTTTCGGAAATGCTGGATAAATTG TGGGAGAGTCCCAACGTCTTGTGTCTCGTCTATGACGTGACCAACGAGCAGTCCTTCACCAACTGCAGCAAGTGGCTGGAGAAGGCTCGGTCCCAGATCCCCGGCACGTCCCTCCCAG GTGTGTTAGTGGGGAACAAGACAGACCTGGCCGGCAGACGGGCGGTGGATTCGGCTCAGGCCCGGGCGTGGGCCCTGGGCCAAGGCCTGGAATGTTTTGAAACATCCGCG AAGGAGCTGGAGAACTGTGAAGCCCCCTTCCGCTGCCTGGCCAAGCAGTTCCACCACCTGTACCGGGAGAAGGTGGAGGTGTTCCACGCGCTGCTGTGA
- the IFT27 gene encoding intraflagellar transport protein 27 homolog isoform X2, with amino-acid sequence MVKLAAKCILAGDPAVGKTALAQIFRSDGAHFQKNYTLTTGVDLVVKTVPVPDTGDSVELFIFDSAGKELFSEMLDKLWESPNVLCLVYDVTNEQSFTNCSKWLEKARSQIPGTSLPGVLVGNKTDLAGRRAVDSAQARAWALGQGLECFETSARVRLSPALPVR; translated from the exons ATGGTGAAGCTGGCGGCCAAATGCATCCTGGCAG GAGACCCGGCAGTGGGCAAGACCGCCCTGGCACAGATCTTCCGCAGCGATGGAGCCCATTTCCAGAAGAACTACACCCTG ACGACAGGGGTGGATTTGGTGGTGAAGACGGTGCCAGTCCCTGACACGGGGGACAGCGTG GAACTCTTCATTTTTGACTCTGCCGGCAAGGAGCTGTTTTCGGAAATGCTGGATAAATTG TGGGAGAGTCCCAACGTCTTGTGTCTCGTCTATGACGTGACCAACGAGCAGTCCTTCACCAACTGCAGCAAGTGGCTGGAGAAGGCTCGGTCCCAGATCCCCGGCACGTCCCTCCCAG GTGTGTTAGTGGGGAACAAGACAGACCTGGCCGGCAGACGGGCGGTGGATTCGGCTCAGGCCCGGGCGTGGGCCCTGGGCCAAGGCCTGGAATGTTTTGAAACATCCGCG AGGGTGCGGTTGTCGCCAGCCCTGCCAGTGAGGTGA